One Fusobacterium ulcerans DNA segment encodes these proteins:
- a CDS encoding BamA/OMP85 family outer membrane protein: MRKQLIVLMIFLLGLCSFGAESNYSIKKVEVINNREIPFEIILENMRSKEGENFVTDNMIEDYKNIKGLEYVEDVSIQPTVYDGGIKLTVDITEKRDAKSMLEKKGIIPLSERGKVDTSLLVNSIEFIGNHYISTKELMEEVPVKVGSYFSKNKVIEGHKNLIESGYFRDVIPDAVKSGKGVKVIYEVMENPILNGVNIIGNTVYTTEDLMKVIKTEPGKIFNINTIREDRDRILKKYQDDGYTLTDVTDIGINGNLELEIYLSEGTVRDIQFKKMVTKQKGARRKPTDDVLKTKSYVIERELEFSKDEIFNSNKYDETVKNLMRLGHFKNVKYESRDIPGDPDGKTIVLLLDEERTAILQGAISYGSEIGLLGTISIKDTNWKGKGQELGFTFEKSDEDYTSFSINFYDPWIKDTDRISWGWSLYKNSYEDDDSKLFHEIDTIGAKFNIGKGLTKNVRLSLGTKFEYVEEKARKSKFGKNSAGEYIWYNGDVVKGMDDDYFIWSLFPSLTYDTRNHFWNPTAGEYAKLQLEGGYAGGYDGDVFGNITLELRKYHRGFFKNNTFAYKVVGGIMTDSTKEAQRFWVGGGSTLRGYDGGFFKGTQKLVGTVENRTQLNELLGVVVFFDAGRAWKQNGRDLEYNQDADFPDKVATTAGVGLRLNTPIGPLRFDFGWPVGDKMDSGMEFYFNMGQSF, translated from the coding sequence ATGAGAAAACAATTAATAGTACTAATGATTTTTCTATTAGGACTTTGCAGTTTTGGTGCTGAATCTAATTACAGCATTAAAAAAGTGGAGGTTATAAATAATAGAGAGATTCCTTTTGAAATCATTTTGGAGAATATGAGATCAAAAGAGGGAGAGAATTTTGTAACAGATAATATGATTGAAGATTACAAAAATATCAAAGGGTTAGAATATGTAGAGGATGTTTCTATTCAGCCAACAGTTTACGATGGTGGAATAAAATTAACTGTTGATATAACAGAAAAAAGAGATGCAAAATCTATGCTTGAGAAAAAAGGGATTATTCCTCTATCAGAAAGAGGAAAAGTTGATACTTCTCTACTGGTAAATTCAATTGAATTTATTGGAAACCATTATATAAGTACTAAAGAACTTATGGAAGAAGTTCCAGTTAAAGTTGGAAGTTATTTTTCTAAGAATAAAGTTATAGAAGGGCATAAAAATCTTATTGAAAGTGGATACTTTAGAGATGTTATACCTGATGCTGTAAAGAGTGGAAAAGGGGTAAAAGTAATATATGAAGTTATGGAAAACCCAATTCTTAATGGTGTAAATATCATAGGAAACACTGTTTATACAACTGAAGATTTAATGAAAGTTATTAAAACTGAACCTGGAAAAATATTCAATATTAATACTATCAGAGAAGATAGAGACAGAATTTTGAAGAAATATCAAGATGATGGTTATACACTTACTGATGTTACTGATATTGGAATCAATGGAAATCTTGAGCTTGAAATTTACTTAAGTGAAGGAACAGTAAGAGATATTCAATTCAAAAAAATGGTAACAAAGCAAAAAGGTGCTAGAAGAAAACCTACTGATGATGTTTTAAAAACAAAATCATATGTAATAGAGAGAGAACTTGAATTTTCTAAAGATGAAATATTTAATTCGAATAAATATGATGAAACTGTAAAAAATCTAATGAGATTAGGACATTTTAAAAATGTTAAATATGAATCAAGAGATATTCCTGGAGATCCAGATGGAAAAACTATAGTACTTCTTCTTGATGAAGAAAGAACAGCTATACTTCAAGGAGCAATATCTTATGGTTCTGAAATAGGTTTATTGGGAACTATTTCAATAAAAGATACTAACTGGAAAGGTAAAGGTCAGGAACTTGGATTTACATTTGAGAAATCAGATGAAGACTATACAAGCTTCTCTATTAACTTCTATGACCCTTGGATCAAAGATACAGATAGAATTTCATGGGGATGGAGCTTATACAAAAACAGTTATGAAGATGATGATAGTAAATTATTCCATGAAATAGATACTATTGGAGCTAAATTTAATATAGGTAAAGGACTTACTAAAAATGTAAGATTGAGCCTTGGAACTAAATTTGAATATGTAGAAGAGAAAGCTCGTAAAAGTAAATTTGGTAAAAATTCAGCAGGAGAATATATCTGGTATAATGGAGATGTAGTTAAAGGTATGGACGATGACTATTTTATCTGGAGTTTATTCCCATCTTTAACTTATGATACAAGAAACCATTTCTGGAATCCTACAGCAGGAGAATATGCTAAACTTCAATTAGAAGGTGGATATGCTGGTGGTTATGATGGAGATGTTTTTGGAAACATTACATTAGAACTTAGAAAATATCACAGAGGATTCTTTAAAAATAATACATTTGCTTATAAAGTTGTTGGAGGAATCATGACTGATTCTACTAAAGAAGCTCAAAGATTCTGGGTAGGTGGAGGAAGTACACTTAGAGGATACGATGGAGGATTCTTTAAAGGTACTCAAAAACTTGTTGGTACTGTTGAAAACAGAACTCAGCTTAATGAACTTCTTGGAGTTGTTGTATTCTTTGATGCAGGTAGAGCATGGAAACAAAATGGAAGAGACTTGGAATATAATCAAGATGCAGACTTCCCAGATAAAGTTGCTACAACAGCAGGGGTAGGATTGAGACTTAATACACCTATCGGACCATTAAGATTTGACTTTGGATGGCCAGTAGGAGACAAAATGGATAGTGGAATGGAGTTCTATTTCAATATGGGACAATCATTTTAA